Part of the Pangasianodon hypophthalmus isolate fPanHyp1 chromosome 9, fPanHyp1.pri, whole genome shotgun sequence genome is shown below.
ACCAGTCATGTCAGGTAAAAGAGCACTGATGTGGAAACTTTGTTTAGATGAGAAGTGTCATTTGATTGTAATTGTTCAGTTGTCTTTGTGAAgactgatgatggtgaagatgatCTGAAGAAAGGTACACAGTTGCTGGAGATTTACGCTTTGGAAATTCAGATGTACACAgcccaaaaaaacaacaagaagcTGAAAGCTCTCTATGAGCAGTCTTTACATATCAAGTCAGCAATTCCACATCCACTCATCATGGGAGTCATCCGAGGTGATTTTCCTCTAGTATCTATTACTTATTTGCTAAACTGATTACACACATAAAGTAATAATTACAAAGAAGTGATGTTCCCTCCCCATGTTCCCTGTGACTACCTAAATTACAGTCTCTGTTTTCTGAttcgtgtgcgtgtgtgtttgtgcactctGATCTAGAATGTGGTGGAAAAATGCACTTAAGGGAGGGAGAGTTCGAGAAGGCACACACAGACTTTTTTGAAGCATTCAAAAATTACGATGAATCCGGAAGCCCCAGACGAACTACGTGTTTAAAGTACTTGGTCTTGGCCAACATGCTGATGAAGTCAGGAATAAACCCATTTGATTCTCAAGAggtaatgaaaaatataatttggGGTCTCTGTGTTGCCAGTTTGTGGTGTGACTAACTCAGTTGattctctaaaatgttttgtggCTAGGCAAAACCCTACAAGAATGATCCAGAAATTCTAGCAATGACGAACTTGGTAAGGTAAGGcagcataaaaataaagaattaatcaAGTAACACAAATTACATAAGCTtcccagacaaaaaaaaaaaaagagagtaatTTCTTCCCTAACACATGCCATAATATCAGCACCAGCCACTAATGTCTTGATGTTTCTGTCCATTTTAGCTCACTCTTCTACTTACTGAGCTGCACTTGAGCATGGCTGTCTGTGTTTTACCTGCTGTTCAACACCCTAATCTCATTTTGCATAGAAGTGTTGTGCAGTCTGTTGTGATACGCCAGCAAATATGGTGACTTCTTTTGATGGGACGGGTGTCCTCCCATCACATTAAATACTAGAATACCCTTTTACCACTCTGTGAAGTCCTTCTCCCAACCCGTTTTACACACCACTGTCTCAGTGTTCAGGTGTTATATACGCCTCAGGGTTTGGACATCCACTGGAGATCTGGTTTTATACCAAGTTACATTTGTCTGGATACACAATCTATTAACATTGTACTATAAGGTGCTGTTGTAGGTGGACgtgactcttttttttgtccGGGGAGCTTATAATTACACACTGTGTTACATGTAATTTAATATcatgaaataattattttagaatttCTTAATTCAATCTGAAAGCCAATTGTCATTCTGATGTCtttgtcaatttttttgtttaattacagtGCCTACCAGAACAATGACATCACAGAGTTTGAGAAAATCCTAAAGACGAATCACAGTAACATAATGGATGACCCCTTCATCAGAGAACATATTGAAGGTGAGTCTGActtgtaactctaaatggaacAAATAATTTGATCACCCACTTAGTTAATGTGACTGAACATCAGTcttgtgtttttatctttttagaGCTGTTACGGAACATAAGAACGCAAGTGCTCATCAAATTAATTAAGCCTTACACTAGGATACACATACCTTTCATTTCAAAGGTAATATGTTTTCTGTAGAATTTAACATTGTTGTCGAAAGTTCATTTATTGTGTTCATTTATTGACTTGATGGCTATTTTTCTGCAGGAATTGAACATCGATGTTGTGGATGTGGAAAGCTTGCTTGTGCAGTGTATATTAGACAAGTAAGCTGTCATgacaattatattttataatttatttatttatttattttttttaaagcagagaTGTTTATACTTCGGAAATGTATATTTGTGAGAAATTGTGTGAAACATAAATGATGTATATTTGCTTATTATTTACTGGTATGTCATGATTGATTAAATTGTTTCAGCACAATCAATGGCCGCATTGACCAGGTCAACCAGCTGTTGGAGCTTGATCACCAGAAGAGAGGTGGTGCTCGATATACAGCCCTAGACAAATGGACCAATCAGCTGAATTCACTCAACCAGGCCATTGTCAGTAAACTGGCTTGAGTGACTACTCGAGACCCTGAAAAACAGTCCATTCACCAGACACCCAGATGGCTCAAAGGGCTGTCAGAGACACAAACTCCTTTCAGGTCCTAAATCCCCTGATCACTTTATGACATGAAGTGTGCGCTTAAACTGGCTAGTTTGTGTTATGCAGCTGCTGATACTTAAACCCCAACAGCTTTGTAAGTCCCAGACAACACAGAAACGCCCAAAGAAAATCTGCTGTTCTGAATCCTTGAAGTCTGTTCTTTAGACTATATTGGAGTCATCTTGGGAGGTGTTATTTTAATCACATGTCTTGACATTTGTTTATAGCAAACATTTGAAAGGTATaccttttaccttttttttttagaggtgaCGTGATGCTCTGTAATACAAGGAAGAATGTTTATCTGTTGAACACTGTCaaagcatgttttgtttttgctttaagaGCCTCTTTCCAAGATTTAGGAAGATGAACTATTGCACCAGTGAATAAAGTAATTGCTCAAGGTATTCTGgttttcacaaataaataagatttgGGTGGGTTTAGAAAAAAGACTGTACCTCTAAGATGGTTGAGTCATAGCATGAGAATACATATTAATGAATCTCAGTTAAATTATGGCTACATTGAATTTGAAACCTCACCCCTGGTCATAACTTGTGTTCTGTTGTTTCATAtttgaacaataaataaaaggatGCATTTGTTGCTTCAGAAAATAAttgaaatgcatgttttatgTGGGAGAAGAAATGGAAGGTTACATGTGTGAAGTGTATGTTTTATGAGAATTTATGTTTGGTGGAAATCTATTGCAAAATGTAAGATTGTGTTGTATTAATAGATTTATGGCACTGGTTCTAAAAGTGGGTTCTGTGATAGATATCCAAGGAGCATTTTGACTGGTCACTGACTCCAGTCTACaacaactcaaaaacaagtaggctgATAAATGATGTAGACTTGCCTCTAATGTAGACTGTGTTGCAGGAATAAGATGATGTATGACTCCAATAAGGAGCCAGAATATTATTTTACTTGTTTATATAATGAGCCTGATAATCTGTACTGATTGGGGTCGAGGcattaattttacagttaaaggcaGTCTCTGGTTGTAAAGAAAGTTAGACAGCCTCTGATTTATGGTGTATCATAGTGTATTGTGTAAACGCTTTTGAGACTGCGGAAGACGTCATCATCCAACCAGCCAATGAGCTGCCAGGATTTTGCCGCTGTTCAGAGCGCCATGTTTCAAGAGTGACGCCTTCAGTGTATTTTAGCATAAACACAGTGTGGCTAGTTTTAACCAGATAATGAGTTGGTTATTGACTTCTGTAACGTCGACATGAGATAAAGTCGAGCACTCGAAGAGAAACTAGGGTTTTTATTACTGAGGCTTTACAAGTTTAAAGTTTATGTTTAAAAGCTTAGCTAGCTGGCTGTTTGTCGTTGGCTTAGTTACCTGCTGAATGCGTTGACTTGACTGCGATGCTAACAGCTACCTTAATGTTTATAAACTGCATTACCGACTGAAAGAGATGAAATTACGGAAAATTTTGGATAAAAGTTTGGATATTTTATTCCTGTGTTAGAGGTAAGCGGTAGCTCTGTCTGCTCTCTCGGGAATGATTGTTATTGCTAACTGGGGGCTAGTATTTAAACAGGAGAAGACTGACTTTAGATCACTAACTGTAGATTTCTGATTATGGTTATAAAAACACGGACCTGCAGTAATAACTAGGAGCTAATAACGTTCTTCCAGGTTGTTATTCAGACTGCTGGacaatatttctctttttttagaCGCTAGCTAGTGATGTCCATCGATTTTGATAGCGCTGCTTTACAAACGcagcaggaagaggaggaggaataTGATCAGGAGGACTACGCAAGGGAGCAGGAGgtaatttaatatttctctATCACAACATGTTGCCTGGCACTTCACTAAACATCACTAAACCCCCATCCTggcagttaacacacacacacacacacgccccttGAAAGaagcccaaacacacaccggtgtgctgttaaacacacactgcagcctgttggtatgtatgtgtgtgtgtgtgtgtgtgtgttagctgtgttCATCTCCCACAGGAGGATTATACAGGCTATAAGGTTGTCACCATACCATTGTTTTAATCTGACCAAAACAACACAAcggcaaaaacaaaataaaaacacacttgtCAACGTTTCTTACATTGTCTGTATTGCAGTGTGTAACAATATGGATGCTaacattttgcatttgtttcttgatatttctttgtttctagaaaaattaaaatactcacatacattaatgaaaaattaatctCCTCACCTGTATTTTGTGAATGCACTACTCATCCCAAAAGCGAAGACATTTTCCCCACTGGGTTTCTGTAAACTGCATCAATTTATACTTCATAATTTTAGGTTTTGTTGCCAGTCTGGTGTATTTAATTTTCAGTGTGTTAGCAAGCTCATTTAAAAGGTAGactacgtttaaaaaaaaaaaaaaaaaaacaggctacaGAGTATTCAtttgttgttttgctttatATGCTTTACTGAGGGCACACATGAATTCCTTGTGTGCACAATTTCATTAatatacacagatcagccataacattaaaaccatctgcctaatattgtgtagatcccctTTGTGCCGCCagaaacagctctgacctgttgaggcatTGACGCCTGTGGATGTCAGCATGCTGTGGTATCTTgaaccaagatgttagcagcagatcctttaagtcctccATGGattgtacttgttttttttttagcacatcccacagatgctcgatcagattgagatctggggaatttgggggccaagtcaacaccttgaactcttagtcatgttcctcaatccattcctgaacaatgtttgcagtgtggcagggtgcattaacctgctgaaagaggccactgccattagggaataccattgccatgaaggggtgtacctggtctgcaacaatgtgtaggtaggtggtacgtgtcaaagtaacatccacatgaaggtcaggacccaaagtttcccagcagaacattacccagagcatcacactgcctcctctggcttgccttcttcccatagtgcatcctggtgccagcTCTTCCCTAGGTAAGCGACACACGCGCTCCTGGCTGTCCacattatgtaaaagaaaacatgattcatcagaccaggccaccttcttccattgctccatggtccagttctgatgctcatgtgcccactgtaggtgctttcggAGGTGGACAGGGCTCAGCATGGACACTCACCCGTCtgcgcagccccatacacagcaagctgagatgcactgtgtgttctgatatctttctatcatagccagcattaactttttcagcaatttttgctacagtagctcttctgtgtgatCAGACCAGACaagctagccttcgctccccatgtacatcagtgagccttgagtgcccatgaccctgtcgccagtttcccggttgtccttccttggatcacttttggtaggtactcaACACtccatactgggaacaccccacaagacctgcagttttggagaagctctgacccagttttctagccatcacaatttggcccctgtcaaagtcactcagatccttacacttgcccatttttccttcttccaacacatcaacttccagaactgactgttcacttgctacctaatatatcccaccccttgacaggtgccattgtaatgagataatcaatgttattcacttcacctgtcattggttttaatgttatggctgattggtgtataggCATAATAAAACATCAGCactatttaaataaagattgaATGTATGAAATATGGT
Proteins encoded:
- the cops2 gene encoding COP9 signalosome complex subunit 2 translates to MSDMEDDFMCDDEEDYDLEYSEDSNSEPNVDLENQYYNSKALKEDDPKAALSSFQKVLELEGEKGEWGFKALKQMIKINFKLTNFPEMMNRYKQLLTYIRSAVTRNYSEKSINSILDYISTSKQMDLLQEFYETTLEALKDAKNDRLWFKTNTKLGKLYLEREEYGKLQKILRQLHQSCQTDDGEDDLKKGTQLLEIYALEIQMYTAQKNNKKLKALYEQSLHIKSAIPHPLIMGVIRECGGKMHLREGEFEKAHTDFFEAFKNYDESGSPRRTTCLKYLVLANMLMKSGINPFDSQEAKPYKNDPEILAMTNLVSAYQNNDITEFEKILKTNHSNIMDDPFIREHIEELLRNIRTQVLIKLIKPYTRIHIPFISKELNIDVVDVESLLVQCILDNTINGRIDQVNQLLELDHQKRGGARYTALDKWTNQLNSLNQAIVSKLA